One genomic region from Gossypium hirsutum isolate 1008001.06 chromosome D13, Gossypium_hirsutum_v2.1, whole genome shotgun sequence encodes:
- the LOC107888112 gene encoding kinesin-like protein KIN-13A, with amino-acid sequence MARWLQSAGLQHLAFPLTSTGIDQRLLPNLLMQVNVLLIAKEQSNADASASSFIANEKEVSTRENNVAKIKVVVRKRPLNKKEISRKEDDIVTVDENALTVHEPKLKVDLTAYVEKHEFCFDDVLDELVTNDEVYRVTVEPIIPIIFQRTKATCFAYGQTDSGKTFTIQPLPLRAAQDLIRFLHQPVYHSQRFKLWLSYFEIYGGKLFDLLSDRK; translated from the exons ATGGCACGGTGGTTGCAATCTGCTGGATTGCAGCATCTGGCCTTTCCCTTAACTTCTACAGGCATCGACCAACGCCTCCTTCCTAATCTACTCATGCAG GTTAATGTACTTTTAATTGCAAAAGAGCAAAGTAATGCAGATGCCTCTGCTTCGTCATTCATTGCCAATGAAAAAGAGGTCAGTACAAGGGAAAATAATGTTGCTAAGATTAAAGTTGTG GTACGTAAAAGACCATTAAACAAGAAAGAAATTTCTCGGAAGGAGGATGATATAGTAACTGTAGATGAGAATGCTTTAACGGTCCATGAACCCAAGCTAAAG GTGGACTTGACAGCATACGTAGAGAAGCATGAATTCTGTTTTGATGATGTTCTGGATGAGCTTGTTACTAATGATGAG GTTTATCGTGTTACTGTTGAGCCAATTATTCCCATAATTTTTCAGCGAACAAAAGCCACTTGTTTTGCATATGGGCAAACAG atAGTGGTAAGACGTTCACAATACAGCCATTACCTCTCAGAGCTGCACAAGACCTCATTAGATTCTTGCATCAGCCAGTTTATCACAGTCAGAGATTTAAATTGTGGCTTAGCTATTTTGAGATATATGGTGGAAAACTCTTTGACCTTTTGAGTGATAGAAAGtaa